Proteins encoded in a region of the Pelmatolapia mariae isolate MD_Pm_ZW linkage group LG6, Pm_UMD_F_2, whole genome shotgun sequence genome:
- the poll gene encoding DNA polymerase lambda isoform X2, which translates to MEPRHGIMKAFPKVKRAKVLQGKDAPPLKKTADDCDVTGNARCQIFQRQIQQNGGRTESSLCPGVTHVVVDDNMDSERALRLLKVDCMPSGVQLVKCTWLSLCISEKQLLDIASYSLLSPKSDSETKHEEIKKESLNIKPDAETVIEPVTDQEENTEMTVPDSKEEVRGEEDGVSQSDLEALITGQHPKEETPGPSLSLGPDTAAQKPVSGKWVCAQSSQSKSNNFNKHITDKLELLAKAYTHQGDKWRALGYSKAVNALKSYHKPVTSYQEACQIPGIGKRMADKIEEIMESGHLRKLDHIGEAVPVLELFMNIWGAGTKTAQLWYQQGFRTLEDIRTKAHLTNTQKIGLKHYNDFLDRMPREEAGAIEKVVRDAAQAIDPGLVAKACGSYRRGKATCGDVDVLISHPDGKSHRGIFTKVLQTLRDSGFLTDDLVSHEENGEQKKYMGVCRLPGHDQRHRRLDIIIVPYNEFACALMYFTGSAHFNRSMRALAKTKRMSLSEHSLNKDVVRQGSVKVHGGTPLPTLTEKDVFSLLGIPYRDPHERDW; encoded by the exons ATGGAGCCTCGTCATGGTATCATGAAAGCTTTTCCTAAAGTCAAAAGGGCAAAAGTGCTACAGGGGAAGGATGCACCCCCACTGAAGAAGACAGCAGATGACTGTGATGTCACAG GAAATGCCAGATGCCAGATTTTCCAAAGACAAATTCAGCAGAATGGGGGACGAACGGAGAGTTCACTGTGTCCCGGTGTCACTCATGTTGTTGTGGACGACAACATGGACAGCGAAAGGGCTCTGCGCTTGCTGAAAGTAGATTGTATGCCCTCTGGAGTCCAACTGGTAAAATGCACCTGGCTGAGCTTGTGCATTAGTGAGAAACAGCTGCTAGATATAGCCAGCTACAGCCTTCTTTCACCCAAGAG TGACTCTGAAACAAAGcatgaagaaattaaaaaagagTCACTAAATATCAAACCTGATGCAGAAACTGTGATCGAGCCAGTGACTGATCAAGAGGAGAACACAGAAATG ACAGTCCCAGACAGCAAAGAGGAAGTGCGGGGAGAAGAAGACGGCGTCTCTCAGAGTGATCTGGAAGCTCTCATCACTGGCCAGCACCCCAAAGAGGAGACTCCTGGCCCCAGCCTCTCCCTTGGTCCAGATACTGCTGCTCAGAAGCCAGTATCGGGGAAGTGGGTCTGTGCCCAGTCCTCTCAGTCCAAAAGTAATAACTTCAACAAGCACATCACAGACAAACTTGAATTGCTGGCCAAGGCCTACACGCATCAGGGGGACAAGTGGAGGGCGCTGGGCTACTCCAAGGCTGTCAACGCACTGAAAAGCTACCATAAACCCGTTACATCATATCAG GAAGCTTGTCAGATCCCAGGAATAGGAAAACGCATGGCTGACAAAATTGAAGAGATTATGGAGAGCGGTCATTTGCGGAAGCTTGATCACATCGGTGAGGCTGTGCCAGTGCTGGAGCTTTTCATGAACATCTGGGGTGCTGGGACTAAGACCGCACAACTGTGGTACCAACAG GGATTTCGTACTTTGGAGGATATCCGTACAAAAGCCCACCTGACAAACACTCAGAAAATAGGACTCAAGCACTACAATGACTTTCTAGACCGAATGCCCAGAGAAGAAGCAGGAGCCATAGAAAAAGTG GTGAGGGATGCTGCACAAGCCATCGACCCTGGCCTAGTGGCAAAAGCATGTGGCTCCTATCGTCGGGGAAAAGCCACATGTGGAGATGTTGATGTACTTATATCTCACCCTGATGGCAAGTCCCACAGGGGCATTTTTACTAAAGTCTTACAGACACTCCGTGACAGTG GGTTTTTAACCGATGACCTGGTGAGCCATGAGGAGAACGGTGAGCAGAAGAAATACATGGGTGTGTGCCGTTTGCCGGGGCATGACCAACGCCATCGCAGGCTGGATATCATCATAGTGCCCTACAATGAGTTTGCTTGTGCTCTGATGTATTTCACTGGTTCGGCACACTTTAACCGTTCAATGAGAGCCTtggcaaagacaaaaagaatgAGCCTATCAGAGCACTCACTGAACAAAGATGTGGTACGTCAAGGAAGTGTGAAGGTGCATGGTGGCACTCCACTTCCCACACTGACAGAGAAGGATGTTTTTAGCCTTTTGGGCATACCCTACAGAGATCCCCATGAAAGAGACTGGTGA
- the dpcd gene encoding protein DPCD has protein sequence MAVQSWSDILKSSKKTALIHDGKRKIHYLFTDGKEMAEEYDLKTDELLVRKWRHKSTLGVQGLWLVEVGEPLAGPVASLESDMIKENSSNPVFMRKDTKTSFQWRIRNLSYPKDVFSVSVDHSERCIIIKTSNKKYYKKFSIPDLDRSQLPLDNSALSFTHANNTLIVSYKKPKEILTLEQELLKELKKLKGSADGDVDCKTQ, from the exons ATGGCTGTGCAGAGCTGGAGTGATATCCTAAAATCGTCAAAGAAAACGGCTTTAATACATGATG GAAAAAGGAAGATCCACTATCTCTTCACAGATGGAAAAGAAATGGCAGAAGAATATGACTTGAAGACAGATGAGCTCCTCG TGAGAAAATGGCGCCATAAAAGCACGCTTGGAGTTCAGGGCTTGTGGCTGGTGGAGGTTGGGGAGCCCCTTGCAGGCCCTGTTGCATCTTTGGAGTCTGATATGATCAAAGAGAACAGCTCAAAT CCCGTGTTCATGCGTAAAGACACAAAGACCAGCTTTCAGTGGAGGATCCGCAACCTTTCCTACCCCAAagatgttttcagtgtttcagtggATCACTCTGAGAGATGCATCATCATCAAAACCTCAAACAAAAA GTATTACAAGAAGTTCAGTATTCCTGATCTCGACCGCAGTCAGCTACCATTAGACAACTCCGCGCTAAGCTTCACTCATGCCAACAACACTTTAATTGTTAGC TACAAGAAACCCAAAGAGATCTTAACCCTTGAACAAGAGCTACTGAaggagctgaaaaagctgaaggGGAGTGCTGACGGGGATGTCGACTGCAAAACCCAGTGA
- the poll gene encoding DNA polymerase lambda isoform X1 — MEPRHGIMKAFPKVKRAKVLQGKDAPPLKKTADDCDVTGNTFNGVTVYLLPAGIGNARCQIFQRQIQQNGGRTESSLCPGVTHVVVDDNMDSERALRLLKVDCMPSGVQLVKCTWLSLCISEKQLLDIASYSLLSPKSDSETKHEEIKKESLNIKPDAETVIEPVTDQEENTEMTVPDSKEEVRGEEDGVSQSDLEALITGQHPKEETPGPSLSLGPDTAAQKPVSGKWVCAQSSQSKSNNFNKHITDKLELLAKAYTHQGDKWRALGYSKAVNALKSYHKPVTSYQEACQIPGIGKRMADKIEEIMESGHLRKLDHIGEAVPVLELFMNIWGAGTKTAQLWYQQGFRTLEDIRTKAHLTNTQKIGLKHYNDFLDRMPREEAGAIEKVVRDAAQAIDPGLVAKACGSYRRGKATCGDVDVLISHPDGKSHRGIFTKVLQTLRDSGFLTDDLVSHEENGEQKKYMGVCRLPGHDQRHRRLDIIIVPYNEFACALMYFTGSAHFNRSMRALAKTKRMSLSEHSLNKDVVRQGSVKVHGGTPLPTLTEKDVFSLLGIPYRDPHERDW, encoded by the exons ATGGAGCCTCGTCATGGTATCATGAAAGCTTTTCCTAAAGTCAAAAGGGCAAAAGTGCTACAGGGGAAGGATGCACCCCCACTGAAGAAGACAGCAGATGACTGTGATGTCACAG GAAACACTTTTAATGGAGTGACGGTATACCTTCTGCCTGCTGGAATAGGAAATGCCAGATGCCAGATTTTCCAAAGACAAATTCAGCAGAATGGGGGACGAACGGAGAGTTCACTGTGTCCCGGTGTCACTCATGTTGTTGTGGACGACAACATGGACAGCGAAAGGGCTCTGCGCTTGCTGAAAGTAGATTGTATGCCCTCTGGAGTCCAACTGGTAAAATGCACCTGGCTGAGCTTGTGCATTAGTGAGAAACAGCTGCTAGATATAGCCAGCTACAGCCTTCTTTCACCCAAGAG TGACTCTGAAACAAAGcatgaagaaattaaaaaagagTCACTAAATATCAAACCTGATGCAGAAACTGTGATCGAGCCAGTGACTGATCAAGAGGAGAACACAGAAATG ACAGTCCCAGACAGCAAAGAGGAAGTGCGGGGAGAAGAAGACGGCGTCTCTCAGAGTGATCTGGAAGCTCTCATCACTGGCCAGCACCCCAAAGAGGAGACTCCTGGCCCCAGCCTCTCCCTTGGTCCAGATACTGCTGCTCAGAAGCCAGTATCGGGGAAGTGGGTCTGTGCCCAGTCCTCTCAGTCCAAAAGTAATAACTTCAACAAGCACATCACAGACAAACTTGAATTGCTGGCCAAGGCCTACACGCATCAGGGGGACAAGTGGAGGGCGCTGGGCTACTCCAAGGCTGTCAACGCACTGAAAAGCTACCATAAACCCGTTACATCATATCAG GAAGCTTGTCAGATCCCAGGAATAGGAAAACGCATGGCTGACAAAATTGAAGAGATTATGGAGAGCGGTCATTTGCGGAAGCTTGATCACATCGGTGAGGCTGTGCCAGTGCTGGAGCTTTTCATGAACATCTGGGGTGCTGGGACTAAGACCGCACAACTGTGGTACCAACAG GGATTTCGTACTTTGGAGGATATCCGTACAAAAGCCCACCTGACAAACACTCAGAAAATAGGACTCAAGCACTACAATGACTTTCTAGACCGAATGCCCAGAGAAGAAGCAGGAGCCATAGAAAAAGTG GTGAGGGATGCTGCACAAGCCATCGACCCTGGCCTAGTGGCAAAAGCATGTGGCTCCTATCGTCGGGGAAAAGCCACATGTGGAGATGTTGATGTACTTATATCTCACCCTGATGGCAAGTCCCACAGGGGCATTTTTACTAAAGTCTTACAGACACTCCGTGACAGTG GGTTTTTAACCGATGACCTGGTGAGCCATGAGGAGAACGGTGAGCAGAAGAAATACATGGGTGTGTGCCGTTTGCCGGGGCATGACCAACGCCATCGCAGGCTGGATATCATCATAGTGCCCTACAATGAGTTTGCTTGTGCTCTGATGTATTTCACTGGTTCGGCACACTTTAACCGTTCAATGAGAGCCTtggcaaagacaaaaagaatgAGCCTATCAGAGCACTCACTGAACAAAGATGTGGTACGTCAAGGAAGTGTGAAGGTGCATGGTGGCACTCCACTTCCCACACTGACAGAGAAGGATGTTTTTAGCCTTTTGGGCATACCCTACAGAGATCCCCATGAAAGAGACTGGTGA